The stretch of DNA CCAATCCTGGCTGCCGAACCGACCGGCCCGTCCCGCATCGGCGCATGGCCGTTGCATCGAACAGCCTACTCCAATACCGGGCCACCGAAAAGAAAAACCCCCCAGGGCGTTACCCTGGGGGGCGTGAATGGCTTGCGGCGTGCCTGGATAGCTGGCAGGCCGCCCTGGCACGGAATGCGATCAGGAGGTCATCCGATCCCAGCCGTGGCGCACCGCCGACTTCATCTTTTCCCAGGTCGACTGGCCGCCGCTGCCGTAGCGGGTATCCCAGTCGGTGCGCAGCTCGTTTTCGACTTCGCCCCACTGGCGGCCGCGGTACTTCGGATCGCGGGCCATCGACGAGCCATAGGCGTAGGCCGGCTTGTAGTCGTCATAGCTGCCGGCGTCGCTGGAGGTGCTGTAGGTGGCGTTCCAGTGGCTGCGGTATTCGCGCTCGTTGTCGTCGTCATCCGTCATGCGGTCCCAACCGTGCCGGACCGCCGCCTTCATGCTTTCCCATGCGCCGCCCACGCCGGTGCCGGCCGCGGCGGTCGAACCGGTGCCGCCGGAGATCCGGGAATCCCAGCCGCGCGCCAGGTCGCCCTCGATGTCGTCCCACGGGCGATTCCGATACAGCTCGCTCCTGCGCATTTCGGAGCCGTAGGCATAGGCGGGCTTGACGCTGTCGTAATCCATGCCCGAGCTGCCCAGGGTGCGGTCGTAGTGGCTGCGGTAATAGCTGTCGTCGTCCTTGTCGAGGGTCATGCGGTCCCAGCCTCGGCGCACCGCCGCCTTCATCTTTTCCCAGGTCGAACCGGCGGCGCTGCCGCTACGGGTATCCCAGTCGCTGTGCAGGTCGCTTTCCACCTCGTCCCAGCGGCGGCCGCGGTACTTGTCGCTGCGTGCGCTTTCGGCGCCATAGCTGTAGGCCGGGGCGTAGTCGTCATACGAGCCGCCCGCCGTGCCGTAGGTGTTGCTGAAGTGGCTGCGGTAGATGGTGTCGTCGTCATCGTTCGTCATGCGGTCCCAGCCGCGGCGCACGGCCGCCTTCATACGGTCCCAGGTGTCGCCCGCGCTGGCGCCGCTGCGGGTGCTCCAGTCGCTGCGCAGGTCGTTCTCGACCTCGTCCCACTTGCGGCCGCGGTACTTGTCGCTGCGCGCCATCTCGGAGCCGTAGGCGTAGGCCGGCTTGATGCGCTCGTAGTCCTCGCCGTTGTAGTTGGCCAGGAAGTGGTTGCGGTAGTAATCGTCATCGTCGCCGAAGAAGCTGCTGCCGATGTCCAGGCCGCTGCCGGTCGCCGCCGCGCCGGTTCCCGGCGAGTAGATGCGCGAGCGGCCGCGCTGGGTCTCGGTGAAGCGGCTGCTGCCCGCGGACGAGCCCATCGCGCCATCGCGCTGCATCGAGCCGGCGCTGCCCTGCATCGCCGATCCTTCCAGCGAGGAGCCCTGCAGGGTGCCGCCCTGGCCGCCCGAGCTGCGGATCGACATGTCGTTCTGCGTGCCTTCCAGGGACGAGGCCTGCACCGCGTTTTCCTGCAGGGTCGAACCCTGGAGCGAGGTGCCGCCGGTCGCGCTCAGGCCGCTCTGGCCCATCGGTTCCTGGTAGGTGGTGCCCATCGGCTCGGCCTGGTGCAGCGACTGCTGCTGGAACAGCTTGCGGTCGCCCGGGTTGTCGAGCTGCTGGCTGGCGCCCGTGGCTGCGCCGAGGCCCGCGGCGGTGCCGAGGCTGCCGTTGCCGGCCGTCGTGCCGGCGCTCATGCCAGCGCCGGACTGGGCCGACATCGGCGCGGATTGCTGCACGCCGCCGGCGCCGCTCATGCGCATCGACTCCGGCATGCCGCTGCCCGCGCCCATCGCACCGGCGCCGGATGCCTGTTCGTCGATGTCGGTCGGACCGTAGCGCTCGACGATGTCGGCGGCGCGCTCCACTTCCGGCAGGGATTGGGCACGCACGGTGAGCACGTGGTGGCCACGGGTGACCGCGCCCTCGTACCGGCTGGCATGTTCGTTGTTGTCGGCGCCGAACAGGTCGGTGAAAAAGTGCTTGATGGAAGCGCCGATACCGATGCCGGTACCGTCGGCCAGGGTGTCGCTGGTGCCGCTGGCGGCGCTGCTGCCAGTGACGCTGTCGGTCATCCCGGTCGGATCGGCATTGCTCAGCTTGACCTCATCACGCGAGAAGCCCGAGGACATCAGCTCGTCTATCGCATTCTGTGCGTCGGTCCGGTTGTCGAACACGGCTACAAGAGTATGTTGCATGGTCATTCCTCCCTTAAAGTGAGTGACGGGGGTGGCCGCCGAACGGTCCGGCCCCGGACCGCTCGCGTGAGCGGGACAAGGTCGCGACAGCTCGCGCGCCAGCCCGCCGCGCGCAAATGCACCGGACCAGATTACCGCAAACCCGGCCGTACCCGCGCGCGCCTGACCGGACAGTAGGGAGGATGGAAAACGGCGCCCGCAGGCGCCGTCCGTCACGCCGGGACGCGGACTCAGTAGCTTCGGGTGGTGCCGGTATCGCCGGTCATGCGATCCCAGCCGTGGCGCACCGCGGCCTTCATTTTTTCCCAGGTCGAGGGGCCGCCGCTGTAGCGCGATTCCCAGTCGGTGCGCAGGTCGGATTCGACCTCGTCCCACTGGCGTCCGGTGTAGCGGCCGCTGCTGGCCATCTGCGAACCGTAGCTGTAGGCCGGCGCGTAGTCGTCATACGATGCCCCGGTGGCGCCGTAGGTGCTGGTGAAGTGGTTGCGGAAATAGCTGTCGTCGTCGCGCAGGTCGGAGCGCGCGGTGGTGTCGTCCAGGCGCTGCACGTCCACCTCGGTATGGCGCACGGTGTCGTGGATCTGCTGCTGGCGTTCGTCCACCTGCTTGCCGACCGTAACTTCCTCGACGATGCGGGCCGATTTCTCGACCACGGCTTCCTCGGCGGTCTCGCGCATCTCGATGGTCTGCTCCTTGAACGCGGTCGCGTCGCTCGGGCTGATCGGCTGGTCGACGGCGCGGCGCTGGACATCGACGTGCTCTTCGCGCAGGCCGACGGTCTGGTCGACCGGGGTCTCGACCACGCGCGAATAGATGCGCACGCCGCCGCGCTGGACTTCGCGCTTGCCGACCTTGAGCTGTTCTTCGACCACCGGAATCGTTTGGGTGGTGCCGCTGCGGCCGGTTTCCATCGCGGTGTCGCGCTGCAGCGAGGCGCCCGACAGCTTGCCTTGCTGCTGGGCGCTGCCCGATTGCGCCGACGCCGAGTAGGTCTGCATGCCGCTCTGGCTGCCCTGCAGCATGGCGCCGCTGGCGCCCATCCTGCCGACGTTGTCGGAGTGTTCGTCGATGTCGATCGGGCCGAAGCGCTCGACGATGTCGGCGGCGCGTTCAACTTCCGGCAGCGAATCGGCGCTCAGGGTGATCACGCACTTGCCGCCGGAGACGGCGCCTTCGTAGCTGCTCAGGCGCCGGGTGTCGTCTTCGTCACTGCCAAACAGGTCGCTGAAGAAATGCTTGATGCTGCTGCCGATGCCGGTGTCGGCCGACGTGGTCGTGGTGGTGGAGCTGGCGGTGGAAGTCGCGCTCCCGGTCAGCCCGGTCGTGCCGGTGTCTCCCGACATGCGCACGTCGGAGCGCGGAAAGCCCGACGCGAGCAGCTCGTCCATCGCGCTGCGCGCGTCGGCGTTGTTGTCGAAAACGGCTACCAAAGTATGTTGCATGATCGTTCCTCCATCATTGGTGGGTATCGGATGCGGGTGGCGAACCGGCCTCGTCGAAGCGCTCGACCTCGACCCGCTCCGCTTTGAGCGCAACGGTGTCGCGGTAGTGCTCCTCGTGCCGCACGCGGGTGATGTGCAGTTCTTCCTTGATGCGCAGGCGGCGTTCGACCACCAGCACCTCTTCGAGAACCGGCACCACCAGCGTGTCGCCTTCATAGCGGCTTGCAGGTGCTTCTTCCAGCGCGACGATCCGGTCCACGGGAACATGCCGGACGTCCACCTCCTCGCGCACCAGGCGCTCGTCGATGGTGACCGGATGTTCCGCAACCGTCTTGTGCACACGCACGCCGCGGCCGGTCTCGACGACGCGCGTGCCGACCGCCAACTGCTCCTCGATCACGGGTATGCGCAGGCCTTCCTGCTGCTTGTTCTCGGGGATATTGCTCGACATCGGAACAGCTCCTCGTATCGCCGGATAGGACGAACGAGGTTACGCCCTTTTTATCGGGGCATGCGCACCTTTGACGTACGGAACGGTATACCGCACCGGGACGGCGGCCGCGCCGTCCGGCCAGGTCGCGGAAGCGATCAGGCGAAGGGATTGTCGACGGTCTGGACGTCGGGCGGCGGCAGGTGCTCGGGCAGTCCGCGCGCCTCGAGCGCGTCGACCACCGCGGAGAGCTGCGCATGCAGGCGGCGCGCCAGCGCCAGCCCGGCCTGGTCGGCGGTCAGGTCGACGTCGCCGGAAATAGTGATGCGGTCGAGGCGGTTCTCCAGCATCAGGTTGCCGATCTCGAGGACGTCGGCTTCATTGGCAAAGGGCGTAAACTTGTTCTTGCGGCTCATATTGGCGTCCGATTCAATTGCGGTTCTTGCGCTGGCGAATCTTCGGAAGCGCGAGCATCCGCTTCTTCTGTTGGCGGGTCAGCGCGGGCAACAATTCGATGCCAATGATGCGCTCCAGTTCGGCCACAGGGACTTCGTGGATCGTCGCTCCGCTTCGGTTCTCGATGAACCAGGCGGCTGCGGCTTTTTGGCGGGGACTATACACCACCTTGTAAAGGTGACTCGGCACGATCACATTGCCGACCTTTTGCAGGCTGCTGCCAAGGAAGGCCGGACCGGAAACCACGTACAACTCACCTTCCTTGCGGACCATGTCGCGCACCTCATTTTCGATCGGTGTCCAGATTCCCCTGTGCTGGTCGCGGTTCTGCGGGACCATGTTGGCGAGCGAGAAGCTTTCGAGTTGGGCACGCCGGTCTGGCATGTTACCGTTCGGCGCCATGTGACCGCGGTCGAAACCGCTGCGCGCATAGTCGGACAGCTCAGCGCGTTGGCCGCGCGGCAGCTGCTGCTCCGCATGGAAAGCGTTTTCGCGTTCCCGTCCTTTGGCAGCGGCGAGCTGGCTGCTAGAAAGGTGTTCAGCCGACCATAGCGGCGTACGAGTCACGCCTGAATGCATGATGCTGAACTCGCTGTAGCACAGCTCGCGAGTGGCTGTGGCTAGCTTAGGATTGCGGATCTCGGGCGCGCGGCCGTCGAGGTAATGGTCGGCACAGCTGGCGGCCTGGGCGCTGCCGGAGGCCAGCAGTACGCCCAGCAGGGCGGCCCGGCCGAGCCGGGCAAGGAGGGTACGGAACATGGTGAGGTGCTGCGAAAGCTGGAAAATCGTCAAGCCGTATTGTAGCCGAGCGGCCTTGATTGAGGTCAAACCGATGGCCAAGCCAATCGCGCGCAAAGACGCGCACGATTGGAAATGCCTTTCCCCGAAGAATGAGATAAACTTGCGCCCTTCTTAACAAAAGATTCCTTTTGGGAAAGTACACCCGAAGCGAATGAATCGTCCGCCAATTCCCGAGGACTTGCGCCGTTTCGTCCTGACGAGCGTTCCCTCCGTGCCCTTCCTCGAGGCGCTGCTGCTGCTGCGCGCGAATCCCGGCCAGCAATGGAGCGGAGAGATGCTGGCGCAGCGCCTGTATACCAGCGAGCGCACCGCCGACGGCCTGCTCGACGAGTTGTGCCGATCCGGCATGGCCGCGCCCTGCCCCGCACCGCACGAACACTGCTATTGCTATGCGCCTGCCAGCGCCGCGCTGCGCGAGCGGATCGATGGCCTGGCCGACCTGTACGCACGGCACCTGGTGGACGTTACCAACCTCATCCATTCCACTCTCGACCGCAAGGCGCAGCAGTTCGCCGACGCCTTCCGCCTGCGAAAGGATACCTAATGGGCGAACTCATCTACACGTTGTGCATGCTGACCTCGCTGGCCTGTACCTGGCTCCTGTTCGCCAGCTACCGGCGCACGCGCCACCGTCTCCTGTTCTGGAGCGGACTGTGCTTTGCGGTGATGACCTTCAACAATTTATTCCTGATTTTCGACAAGATCGTGTTTCCGAACGTCGATTTCATGCCGCTGCGGGTCATCAGCGCCCTGGTCGCATGCCTGCTCTTGTTGTACGGCCTGATCTACGAGAAGGAGTGAGCCGATGGTCCAGATGATGTACGGTGCAATCTCGATGGCTTCGCTCACCATCGCCCTGTTCTTCCTGCGCTTCTGGCGCAACACCGGCGACCGCTTCTTCCTCTGGTTCGCCCTGTCCTTTTTCATCGAAGGCGTGCACCGCATCTATTCCGCGGTGCTGAACGAGGCGGGCGAGGATTCGCCGCTGCACTACCTGATCCGGGTGCTGGCCTACGGCATGATCGTGTGGGCGATCGTCGAGAAGAACCTGCCGCCCAAGCGAGGTCGCGGCTAGCGTGCGCCCGGCCGCACGGTGCGGCGCGATAATGGGCCATGAAAAACCGTCAACAGGAGGACAGCATGGCCCCGGAAAAGCAGCAAGAAAACGAGCAGGCCACCCCGCAGGCGAACCCTGTCGCCGGCGGCGGCCAGGACCAGCGTTCCGACAACCTGCTTCCCGGTAGCGAAGGCGCCGAGGACGGCCGCTTCGACGTGGCCGAGGAAGTCAGCCTCGACCAGCATTCCGACGAGGCGCGCCGGGTCGGCCAACTGCCCGAGAACGGCATCGCCGACGCGCTCCCCGACGCGCTCAAGACCCCGGTTCCCTCCCAGGGCGTGCCGGAAAAAGACTAATTCTTCACGGGCCGCCGGCGGCGGCCCGGCATGCTTCACCCACCCATCGTCACACCCATCTTCAGGCCTTCGATCGTGTGCGCCTGCCGGATCGGCACGAGCTCATCGACCACGCGGCAGTTCAGGTGGCGGCGCACGGCTTCCGGCAGGCTGTCATGGTAGGCGCGCGAGAGCTGCAGGTCGTGCTTGATGGCGTTGGTCGCGTCAGGCGCGTCGGCGCCCACAACCAGCACCGGGCGCGAGAGCTTCGAGCGGTTGGCGGTGCCGCGGTGGATGGTCAGGGCCGAGCGCGCCGAGATGTCGCCCATCTGCGGCAGCTTGCGCTGCGCCAGCGCCTCGTAGCGCGGATACAGCGACTTGTCGGGGAACATCGGGTCGCCCTCGTACAGGTCCCACTGGGTACCCGGGGCGATCTCGAAGGGGCCCATGTCCTCGGTCACGTCGACCGTCGTGAGGTTGAAGGCGAGCGAACTGAGGCGCCGGCCCTGGACCGTTTCCGGGGGCGAGGCGAAATCGCGGTGCCAGGGCTGGTGCATGGCGCCCGGACCTGGCACGTCGAAGCCCACCTCCACGATACGCCACTGCGGCCCCAGCACCGCGCTGCACACCGCGTGGATCCACGGGTGGCTGGCGATGGTCACGAAGGAACGCAGGCGCTCCGGGTGCACCTCGACGTAATATCGGTTCGGGCCGCGGTTCAGGGCCCCGCCCTCGCGCGCCAGCGCTTCCTCGAACAGCACGTCGATGTCGGCGCGCAGTTCCTTGACCAGCTCGCGGCTGAAGGCCCCGCGGCAGGCGATGATGCCGTCCCCGTATATGCCGCGCATGATGTCGGCCACTTCGACTCCCGCGCGGCTTGCTCCGCTGTCCATGCTTGCTTCCTCCTCTGTTCGTGCGCGCGGCCCGGCGGCCGGCAATGATTCGTCGTTGGGAAATACTACTGGCAATTGCCAAGGCGCGGCGCGCCGCCAGACGTTGACAGGGAGGCATCCGGACCGTAGATTGTCGCCACCACCACGACAGGAACCGTCCATGACACCCATACCGACCCGCAGGGGCGCCACTTGACGCCTGGACCGGCCAGCGTGCTGTTCATCTGCGAGCGCCCGGTCGCCGACCCGGTGCTGGGGCGGGCCGCGGACGAGCTGGGCGCGACGGTCCTGCATGCGCGCTCATTGTCGGCGGGCATCGAGCAGGCGCGCCACCGTGATTTCGCGCTGATGCTGGTCGGCTACGCGGGCGATGCCGGCGCGCTGGCCGCCGCCATCCGCCAGGTCAGGACCACGCGCCGCTCGGTCCACACGCCGGTGGTCGCGCTGGGCGTTCCGGCCGACCCGGCGTTCCCGGCCGAAGCCCTGTACGAAGCCGGTGCGGTGGCGGTGTTGACCGAGCCGCTCTCCCCGGTAATCCTGCGCGCCAAGCTGCGCTTCTATATCGACGCCTTCCAGGCCGCCGCCGAGCGGCGCCGCGCCGAGGCGGCCCTGATCGACGCCAGCGTCCGGCTCGAATCCATCATCGCCGCCGCCGAGCTGGGGGTGTGGAACTGGGACATCGGACCCGACCGGGTCGAGGGCGACGCCCGCACGGCCGCCCTGTTCAACATCCCCGAAGCCTTGCGCGACAGTGCGCCGCTGGCGCGCTACTTCGAGGCCATCCACCCCGACGACCTGGCGCCGGTCCGGGCCTTGCTGTCGAACGCGGTGGCGCGCGACCTGCCCTACGACGCCACCTTCCGCATCCGCCGGGCCGGCGGCGGCTGGCGCTGGGTCATCGCGCGCGGCAGCGTGGTGGCGGCGGCCGACGGCAGCCCACGCATGCGCGGGGTCGTGATCGATGCCTCGCGCCAGTTCGAGGCCGAACAGCAGCTGCGCCTGAGCGAGGAACGTTACCGCACCCTGTTCGACTCGATCGACGAGGGCGTATGCGTGATCGAAATGCTGTATGACAATGCCGGGCAGCCCTGCGACTACCGCTTCCTGGAGACCAATCCGGCCTTTACCAAGCATACCGGCCTGGTCGATGCGGTCGGCCGCAGCATCCGCCAGATCGCGCCCGACCACGGGCGCCATTGGTTCGATATGTATGGAAGGGTGGCCGCGACAGGCGAGGCGGTGCGCTTCGTTAACGAAGCGCGCGAGCTGGGCCGCTGGTTCGACGTCTACGCGGCCCGCATCGGGCCGCCCGAGCAGCACCGGATCGCGGTGGTATTGAACGACATCACCGAGCGCCGCAAGGGCGAGGATGCGCTGCGCCAGATGGCGGCCGACCTGGAAGAAGCGAACCGCATCAAGACCGAATTCCTGGCCACGCTCGCCCACGAGCTGCGCAACCCGCTCGCCCCGCTGCGTAGCGGCCTGCAGTTCATCCGGCGCGCGCCCGAGGACCCGGCGGCGGTGGCGCGCATCCACGAGATCATGGAACGCCAGCTGGGGCAGCTGGTCCACCTGGTCGACGACCTGCTCGACGTGGCGCGCATCACGCGCGGCCAGGTCGCCCTCAAGCGCGAACGCATCGACCTGGCCGGCGTGCTGTCGGCGGCGGTCGAGACCAGCATGCCGCTGATCGAGGCGGCGCGCCACCACCTGGACCTGCGCCTGCCCCAGGAAACACTGGTGGTGGAGGCCGATTCCACCCGCCTGACCCAGGTGCTGTCCAACCTGCTCAACAACGCGGCGCGCTACACGCCGCGCGGCGGCAGCATCGTGCTCGCCGCCGAACGCGACGGTGAGGAGGCGGTCATCGCCGTGTCCGACAACGGCATCGGCATCGACCCGGCGCGGCTGGAAGACGTGTTCAAGATGTTCACCCAGATCGGCGAAGGGCGCCGCCACGCGGCCGGCGGCCTCGGGATCGGCCTGTCGCTGGTGCGCAGCCTGGTCGAACTGCATGGCGGCAGCGTGCATGCGGGCAGCGCCGGCACCAATGCGGGCAGCGTGTTTACCGTGCGCCTGCCGCTGGCGGCCAGCGCGCTTCCCGGCGCGGCGCCGGCGCCGGCCGAAGGGAGTGCGGCGCCGCGCAGCGCCCGGCGCGTGCTGGTGGTGGACGACAACCGCGACGCCGCCGAGACCCTGTCGGCCGTGCTGGGCCAGCTCGGCCACCAAGCGCTGGTCGCGAACGACGGCCACCAGGCGCTGCGGATGATGGCGGGATTCGAGCCCGACGTCGTCTTCCTAGACCTCGGCATGCCCGGCATGTCGGGCTTCGAAGTGGCCGAAGCCATCCGGCGCGAGCCGCGCTACGCCGGCGTGCGCCTGGTGGCCCTGACCGGCTGGGGCGGCGAGGCCGACCGCGAGCGCAGCGCCCGCGCCGGCTTCGACCGGCACCTCACCAAGCCGGCCACCGCCGCCGCCATCGAGGACGCGCTGGCCTGATCCCGCCCCGCCCGCCCGCATGGCCGGGCCCGCCGAGCACGGGCCAATTGTGCGCGCCGCGGGCCTCGTGGACCGCACACTAGCCGTTTTGCCGTATGCGGTGGGATGGAGTGGCGGATGGAATACCTGTTGAGTAACAACGACCTTGAAAACTGGACGGTGGCGGTCGCCGTGTTCATCGGCACGGCCACCGCGATGGTCGTCCTGCGCATGTTCTTCCTGCGCCGGCTGGGCAATATGGCGCATCGCACCGTGACGCGGGTGGACGACCTGGTGGTCAAGGTGCTGGAGCGCAGCTACCTGGTGTTCCAGCTCGCCATCGCCGCCTATCTCGCCAGCATTTTCCTGGTGATGCCGGAAACCTGGCGCCTGGTGGTGTCGCGGATGGCGGTGGGCTCGCTGATCCTGCAACTGGGCATCTGGGGCGATACGGCGCTGCGCGGCTGGCGCAGCCAGCTGCTCGCCACCCCGGGCGATGGCGCGCGCAAGGCCTCGAGCACCATCCTGTTCTTCATGATGCGCCTGGTGGTCTGGACCGTGGCCTTCCTGATGACCCTGGATAACTTCGGCTTCAACATCACCACCCTGGTGGCCAGTCTCGGGATCGGCGGCATCGCCGTGGCCCTGGCGACCCAGAACATCCTCGGCGACCTGTTCGCCTCGCTGTCGATCATGCTCGACAAGCCCTTCGAGGTGGGAGACTTCATCATCGTCGGGGACGCCCTCGGCGCGGTCGAATACATCGGCCTGAAGACCACGCGCCTGCGCGGCCTCGGCGGCGAGCAGATCGTGTTCTCGAACGGCGAGCTGCTCAGGAGCCGGATCCACAACCACAAGCGCATGGCCTCGCGCCGCGTCGCCTTCGTCCTGCGGGTCGCGTACGGCACCAGCGAAGCCCAGGTGACCGCGATCCCGGCCATGATCCGCGCGATCGTCGCGGCGCGCGCCGATGCCAGGTTCGAGCGCGCCCACTTCTTCCGCTACGGCGACTGGTCGCTCGACTACGAGGTGGTGTACCACTTCGAGAGCCCGGACTACATCCTGCACATGGACGCGCAGGAGCAGATCCTGCTGGAGATCTACCGGGCCTTCCAGCGTGAAGGCATCCAGTTCGCGCACCCGCTGTCGGTGGTGCGGGTGGCCGGCGCCCACGATCCGGCCGGCGGGTGGCCGCCGGCCGCGTTGCCTCCCGGCGACGCCCTGCGCCACTAGCACGCGGCGGTATGCGCCGGAGCGGTCCTACAGCACCGAGCCGGACAGTCCTATTCCGCTGCCGAGGCCGGCGGCCTAAGATGGACTCACCTCTTCCGGAACTGGCACGCCGCAGGACGCGGCGGCAATAGCCGGAAGAGACTTTCAGCAACCCTGTCATCGATAAAGGAGAACATCATGGCATCGAACAACCAGGGCAACAGCAAGCGCGGCTTCGCCTCGATGGACCAGCAGCAGCAGCGTGAGATCGCCTCTCAGGGCGGCCGCGCATCCGGCGGCGGCAACCGGGGCAATGCACAGAGCGGCCGCGGCGGTAACTCGCAAAGCGGCGGCGGCGGCAATGGCGGCGGCGGCCGCGGTTTCGCCTCGATGGATCCGCAGCGCCAGCGCGAAATCGCTTCGCAGGGCGGACGTGCGGCCCACGCTTCGGGCAACGCCCACGAGTTCACCTCGGAAGAGGCGCGCGAGGCCGGCCGCATGAGCCACAAGAACGACGGCAACCAGCAGAGCGGCAACCGCGGTAATTCGCAAAGCGGCGGTGGCCGCGGCGGCAACCGCTAAACGCGGCGCCTGATCTCCCCATAAGGCCGAAAGCGGCGCGGCGTCTCCGGACACCGCGCCTTTTTTGTGCCCAACGCCTGCACGGTGATCGCCAACGGCTCCGCTTACTGGCGCGATGATCTCGCTGCAAACGATCGCCGCGTGGGCGGCCCAACCGGTATCGAGCAGCATATTGTCCGGTGGAGCCGCCCACCCTACAAAACCGGCCACGCAAAAAAACACGGCGGCGGAACCCGCAAGGGTCCGCCGCCGTGCCGTCGCCAGCCAGCGCCGCCGGGTTCCCGGTGCGCTGGCCGCTTACCCTGTCATGCGGACTTCGCCACCGGCACCTTAACGGCTTTCACCGGCAGGACGTCGACCTTGGCCGCATCCTGGTTGGCCGGCAGGCGCGCGTGGCGGCCCGGGACGGCGCTGTCGATCAGCTCGTGCATGCGCGACGCGGTCAGGTCCCAGGACGTGTTCGCCACCACTTCGCGCATGCGCTTGGCCATCGCCTGGCGCTCGGCTTCGCCCAGGGCCAGCTGGCGTTCGCAGGCGGCGATGAACTCTTCCGGCGTGGCGGCGACCGCCACTACGTCGCCGTACGGCACCTTGACGTCGGTGATCGGGGTCGACACCGCCGGCAACTCGGCGGCCATGTACTCGAGCACCTTGGTCGGCGAGATGAACTTGGTCGAATCGTTCATCGCGAAGGGCAGCAGGCACACGTCCCAGCCGGCCAGGAACTTCGGCAGCTGGTCGTAGCTGCGCTGGCCCATGTAGTGCACATTGGGCTGCTTCGGCAGCGTGGCCGGATCGATCTTGACGACCGGGCCCACCATCACGATCTGCCACTCCGGATGGGCGTCGGCCATCTTCGACACCAGATCAACGTCGAGACGCTCGTCGATCACGCCATAGAAACCCAGGCGCGGGTGCGGAATGTGGGCCTGGTCGGGATGCGAGATCGCGCGGTCCTGGGCCTGGCGGAAGTGCTTGGCGTCGACGCTGCTCGAGAAGCAGTGCGCGTTCGCGTGACGGTCGCGCTTGGACTGGTACAGGCTGGGGCCGCCGGTGAAGACGACGTCGGCCATGTTCAGCAACGCGCTTTCGCGCTGCAGCAGCTGTTTCGGCGCGTTCTTGAACATTGCCAGCTCGTCCATGCAATCGTAGACGATCTTGGACGGGTTCAGGCCCTGCAGCAGGGGCAGCGCCATCGGGGTGTAGAACCAGACTACCGGCTGCTCGCCGCTCGGCACGAGGTCGGCCAGCAGGGTCTGCAGGGTCGGGAGCTGGTCATCGTGGAAGCCAGGTGCAGGGATGGCGGTATGCGGCTGGCACACCGTGATGTTCGGCGCAACGGCCGTCTTCTTCAGGTATGCCTGTCCTTCGCTATACACCGGTTCCTCGACAAACAGGATATCGTAGTGTTCCGCCAGACGGGTCATCAGGTGCTGGGGGCGCTGGAACACGAAATCCCAGCGCAGATGGCAAAACACGATCAAGGTCGGCATCTTCATTTCCTTTCGCCTTCGTGGCGCTATTTTGTTGGCAAAGCCTGGCGTTTT from Massilia varians encodes:
- a CDS encoding mechanosensitive ion channel family protein, with product MEYLLSNNDLENWTVAVAVFIGTATAMVVLRMFFLRRLGNMAHRTVTRVDDLVVKVLERSYLVFQLAIAAYLASIFLVMPETWRLVVSRMAVGSLILQLGIWGDTALRGWRSQLLATPGDGARKASSTILFFMMRLVVWTVAFLMTLDNFGFNITTLVASLGIGGIAVALATQNILGDLFASLSIMLDKPFEVGDFIIVGDALGAVEYIGLKTTRLRGLGGEQIVFSNGELLRSRIHNHKRMASRRVAFVLRVAYGTSEAQVTAIPAMIRAIVAARADARFERAHFFRYGDWSLDYEVVYHFESPDYILHMDAQEQILLEIYRAFQREGIQFAHPLSVVRVAGAHDPAGGWPPAALPPGDALRH
- a CDS encoding KGG domain-containing protein, producing the protein MASQGGRASGGGNRGNAQSGRGGNSQSGGGGNGGGGRGFASMDPQRQREIASQGGRAAHASGNAHEFTSEEAREAGRMSHKNDGNQQSGNRGNSQSGGGRGGNR
- a CDS encoding glycosyltransferase, coding for MPTLIVFCHLRWDFVFQRPQHLMTRLAEHYDILFVEEPVYSEGQAYLKKTAVAPNITVCQPHTAIPAPGFHDDQLPTLQTLLADLVPSGEQPVVWFYTPMALPLLQGLNPSKIVYDCMDELAMFKNAPKQLLQRESALLNMADVVFTGGPSLYQSKRDRHANAHCFSSSVDAKHFRQAQDRAISHPDQAHIPHPRLGFYGVIDERLDVDLVSKMADAHPEWQIVMVGPVVKIDPATLPKQPNVHYMGQRSYDQLPKFLAGWDVCLLPFAMNDSTKFISPTKVLEYMAAELPAVSTPITDVKVPYGDVVAVAATPEEFIAACERQLALGEAERQAMAKRMREVVANTSWDLTASRMHELIDSAVPGRHARLPANQDAAKVDVLPVKAVKVPVAKSA